Proteins encoded within one genomic window of Ovis aries strain OAR_USU_Benz2616 breed Rambouillet chromosome 1, ARS-UI_Ramb_v3.0, whole genome shotgun sequence:
- the LOC101109655 gene encoding small ribosomal subunit protein uS19-like: protein MAEVEQKKKRTFRKFTYRGVDLDQLLDMSYEQLMQLYSARQRRRLNRGLRRKRHSLKRLRKAKKDAPPMEKPEVVKTHLRDMIILPEMVGSMVGVYNGKTFNQVEIKPEMIGHYLGEFSITYKPVKHGRPGIGATHSSRFIPLK, encoded by the coding sequence ATGGCGGAAGTAGAACAAAAGAAGAAACGGACCTTCCGCAAGTTCACCTACCGCGGCGTAGACCTCGACCAGCTGCTGGACATGTCCTATGAGCAACTGATGCAGCTATACAGCGCGCGCCAGCGACGGCGGCTGAACCGCGGCCTGCGGAGGAAGCGGCACTCGCTGAAGCGGCTGCGCAAGGCCAAGAAAGATGCGCCGCCCATGGAGAAGCCCGAGGTGGTGAAGACGCACCTGCGCGACATGATCATTCTGCCCGAGATGGTGGGCAGCATGGTTGGCGTCTACAACGGCAAGACCTTCAACCAGGTGGAAATCAAGCCTGAGATGATTGGCCACTACCTAGGCGAGTTCTCCATCACCTACAAGCCCGTGAAGCACGGTCGGCCCGGTATCGGGGCCACCCATTCCTCCCGCTTCATCCCCCTCAAGTAA